The Bacteroidia bacterium genomic interval AAAGGTGATAAAGGAAATGGGGCCTGCGCCAATATTTCATGCTAAAAAAAATACACAAGCCGAGGTTTTTAATAAATTATTTAAAAGCATTTTAAAAAGACTAAAAAATGGTTTAAACGGAAAACCAACACGTGGGTGGCGAAACGGGTTTGAATTAAAACCGTTGCCAGCACTTACCGATTCTGAAGTTAATATCCAGACGCTGGATGAATACAACCGGATTACCTGGAAATATTTTCACCAGAATCCATTGCCTGCCATCCTGCGGAATTTTGACAAAGCCGCGATGCGCTATGGAGTGGAGGTGAGAATGCCATTTATGGACTGGCGGCTGGTCTGTTTCTGCTTTGCACTGCCAATGGAAAGCAAATTACGCGGGGGCTTCACCAAGGCGGTATTGCGAGATGCCCTGCAAGGAATCATGCCCGATGAAATTCGCACACGAAAATTAAAGACCGGCCTCATCGCACCAATGAACGATTGGTTTTCCGGCCCGCTTGCATCATTTATCATGGATACCGTAAGCAGCCGTTCATTTATTCAAAGTGATTTGTGGAACGGACCGGTGATAAGAGATTTTGCAAAAAATAAAATAATAACGAAAAGCTGGACCATGGACGATGGCCACCGTTTCTGGCCTTATCTGAATGCACATATTTTGATGACAGGGAATTGATGCCGGGGAAAAATACGTTTGTGAGATCAGGAATGATCAATTTCGCAGAATAGTAAAACAAGAATTGCCAAATGTTCGACTTTGATAAATGGCAGGAAATATTTCATACGATTTCCAAAAATAAGCTGCGCACGCTGCTCACGGGTTTCAGCGTGGCGTGGGGTATTTTCATCCTCATCATTTTGCTGGGTACGGGCACCGGTTTGCGGAACGGAGTACAATACGCTTTCAGGGACGATGCCACCAACAGCATCTGGATCAGGAAAGGGCAAACGAGCATTCCTCATGACGGAATGCAGCCCGGCAGGCGCATTCAGTTCGACAACCAGGATTATGAGCAACTGGCGCAGGAACTAAGCGGCTCCCACCACATTACCGGGCGCTATTACATCAGGGGCGCAACCCAGGTGACTTACAACAACGAGTTCGGAGCTTATGACATTCGCTCAGTCCATCCGGATCACCTTCATCTGGAAAATACCATCATCACCCAGGGCAGGTTCGTGAATAAAGCAGACCTGACTCAATTTCGTAAGGTGGCGATAATCGGGGAGTTGGTAGCGCAGGAAATGCTCAAAGTGCCCGATCCCATCGGGCTTTATATCAACATCAATAATATTCCTTTTAAAATAGTAGGCGTATTTAAAGATGCTGGTGGCGAGGGCGAAATGCGGCAGATCTACCTGCCTATCACCACCGCCCAAAAGGTCTTTGGCGGAGGCAACCTGGTGGACAACCTGATGTTTACCACAGGCGATGCAGATATGGAGGAAGCGACCAAGATGGCTGACCGGGCTCATCAAACGCTTGCCAACCGCCATAATTTCTCCGTGGAAGATGAACGGGCAGTATTTATCAATAATCGCAATGAAGATTTCCAGCGCTTCAATGAAATGATCACCGGCATCAATATATTTATTTGGGTAATCGGCATCATGACCATCATTGCCGGAATCATTGGCATAAGCAACATTATGCTGGTGGTGGTGCAGGAGCGAACCCATGAAATTGGTTTGCGCAAAGCGCTGGGCGCAACTCCGGCTTCTATTGTCGGGCTTATTTTATTGGAATCTGTTTTCATCACAGCAGTAGCGGGGTATATCGGGTTGGTGCTGGGTGTGCTGGTGCTGGAAACCGTAGCGCCCCTTATTCCCGCATCTGATTTCTTTCACAACCCCGAAGTGAATCTGCAGATCGCTATTACGGCAACCATCATCCTGGTGGTGGCGGGTGCCCTGGCAGGGCTTGTACCCGCCATGCGTGCAGCCGGTATACAACCCGTGGATGCACTGCGGGATGAGTAGCCACTCTCCCGGGTTTTGTTAAGTTAGCTGCCTCAATATTATGCTCCTATGAAAAATTTATCTTCCCGGTTTAGCGATAAAATCGTTGTTATTACCGGTGGCTCATTAGGTATTGGATTGGCTACGGCTCACGAGTTTGCAAAGTTGGGATGCCGCCTTGCATTGATTTCAAGAAGAGAAGAATTGCTTCAAAAAGGAATCACCCTGAATCCATTGAAGCTTTTGTAAAATATACAGGGGACGCAATATGGTAATGGCCGTTTGGCGGGTTTTTCTAAATTTTGATTCAACTGCCTGCGAAGATGTTGTGAAACTTCTCCGGCAGGAATCCTCTCCGTTTAATTCCAGGGAATTCCAAATCATTGGGAACGCGAACGAGAGTGCTTGGTGGGGACATTCTTTTTGCGTACATTGCGTTACGTAAAACATGTAACGCAAAACGTGCAATGAAAACACCCATCAATCCTTTTGTTATCTCCGGCTATGCAGGGGCAACGTATTTCTGCAATCGTCAGGAGGAATTGGCGTGGATACAGGACCAAGTGCTAAACGGACGAAATATGGTGCTTCACTCTTGGAGAAGAATGGGCAAAACCGCGCTCATCCAGCATTATTTTAATACATTTCAAAGCAAGGACAATCTTTTTATTTATGCAGATCTCCTTTCCGCAACTTCCCAAAATGAAGGGCTACATCTTATTATACAGGCAGTTATTAA includes:
- a CDS encoding ABC transporter permease, which produces MFDFDKWQEIFHTISKNKLRTLLTGFSVAWGIFILIILLGTGTGLRNGVQYAFRDDATNSIWIRKGQTSIPHDGMQPGRRIQFDNQDYEQLAQELSGSHHITGRYYIRGATQVTYNNEFGAYDIRSVHPDHLHLENTIITQGRFVNKADLTQFRKVAIIGELVAQEMLKVPDPIGLYININNIPFKIVGVFKDAGGEGEMRQIYLPITTAQKVFGGGNLVDNLMFTTGDADMEEATKMADRAHQTLANRHNFSVEDERAVFINNRNEDFQRFNEMITGINIFIWVIGIMTIIAGIIGISNIMLVVVQERTHEIGLRKALGATPASIVGLILLESVFITAVAGYIGLVLGVLVLETVAPLIPASDFFHNPEVNLQIAITATIILVVAGALAGLVPAMRAAGIQPVDALRDE
- a CDS encoding SDR family NAD(P)-dependent oxidoreductase; the encoded protein is MKNLSSRFSDKIVVITGGSLGIGLATAHEFAKLGCRLALISRREELLQKGITLNPLKLL